One Flavobacterium sp. 90 DNA segment encodes these proteins:
- a CDS encoding carboxymuconolactone decarboxylase family protein → MQTRIHIDKVEPAGYSAILGLEKFIESTSLTRTHKELIKIRASQINGCAFCINMHTKDARKAGETEQRIYALNAWRETPFFTDEERAILALTEEITLISNHVKDETYEAAAKVLDEKYLAQVILAIITINAWNRIGIATNLIPA, encoded by the coding sequence ATGCAAACAAGAATTCACATTGACAAAGTAGAACCAGCAGGATACAGCGCTATTCTGGGACTTGAAAAATTCATTGAAAGCACATCATTGACAAGAACGCATAAAGAATTGATTAAAATTAGAGCATCACAAATAAATGGTTGTGCTTTTTGTATCAATATGCACACCAAAGATGCTCGTAAAGCGGGTGAAACAGAACAACGTATTTATGCTTTGAATGCATGGCGCGAAACACCGTTTTTTACAGACGAAGAAAGAGCAATATTAGCTTTAACTGAAGAAATTACTTTGATTAGCAATCATGTAAAAGATGAAACGTATGAAGCCGCGGCTAAAGTTTTGGATGAAAAATATCTGGCTCAGGTAATTTTGGCTATTATTACAATTAATGCCTGGAATAGAATTGGTATCGCAACAAATCTTATTCCTGCTTAA
- a CDS encoding PepSY-associated TM helix domain-containing protein — MKKGFKKNIGLLHLWLGLGSGLIVFIAALTGSILVFEKEIDKAINPEYYNVTTIGTTKKTIDYCVDMLQKEHSIKKITRIYTFSDPSRTIQILGKDSDKKAQFFSIDPYTGKILAQTPQESRFFVFVLSLHRELLLGETGSIIMGTSCLIFAFMLISGMILWWPKKIKNLKQRLTVKWSASFKRVNWDFHSTFGFYSFLILLIISLTGLSFAFTWFQNGVYFLTEGNAKKPSAKVENPTKIDPKLNNTAFYQNIYNKADSIFPYTGNIQIRMPADTINSIVVLKEYSEITIPNQSSAAYFDKYTTEQIEARPYDKFSTGDKIRRLNYPIHTGSIYGLPTKIIAFIVCLFAATLPITGLIIWLGRKKKGAKK; from the coding sequence ATGAAGAAAGGATTTAAAAAAAATATTGGTCTATTGCATTTATGGCTTGGACTTGGTTCTGGATTAATTGTTTTTATAGCTGCCTTAACGGGAAGTATTTTGGTTTTCGAAAAAGAAATTGACAAAGCCATAAATCCTGAATATTACAATGTTACTACGATTGGAACGACTAAAAAAACAATCGATTATTGTGTGGATATGCTTCAAAAGGAGCATTCGATAAAAAAGATTACTCGTATTTATACTTTTAGTGATCCTTCGCGAACTATTCAAATTTTAGGAAAGGATTCGGATAAAAAAGCCCAGTTTTTTTCTATCGATCCTTATACGGGGAAAATCCTGGCGCAAACTCCGCAAGAAAGCAGATTTTTTGTTTTTGTTTTATCCCTACACAGAGAATTATTATTGGGCGAAACAGGTTCAATTATTATGGGAACTTCCTGTTTGATCTTTGCTTTTATGCTTATTTCCGGTATGATTTTGTGGTGGCCTAAAAAAATCAAAAATCTGAAACAAAGACTTACGGTAAAATGGAGCGCTTCTTTTAAAAGAGTAAATTGGGATTTCCACTCTACTTTTGGTTTCTACAGCTTTTTAATTCTGTTAATTATTTCTTTAACCGGATTATCATTTGCGTTTACATGGTTTCAAAATGGTGTTTATTTCTTAACTGAAGGAAATGCGAAAAAGCCTTCGGCAAAAGTAGAAAACCCAACTAAAATTGATCCTAAACTCAACAATACTGCGTTCTATCAAAACATCTATAATAAAGCCGACAGCATTTTTCCGTACACGGGAAACATACAAATCAGAATGCCGGCTGACACGATAAATAGTATTGTAGTATTAAAAGAATATTCAGAAATAACGATTCCAAATCAATCCAGTGCCGCTTATTTTGATAAATATACCACGGAACAAATTGAAGCGAGACCTTATGACAAATTTTCAACGGGAGACAAAATTAGACGTTTAAACTACCCTATTCATACGGGAAGTATTTATGGTCTTCCTACCAAAATAATTGCATTTATAGTTTGTCTTTTTGCTGCGACATTGCCAATTACTGGGCTTATAATCTGGTTGGGAAGAAAGAAAAAAGGAGCGAAAAAATAA